In the Bacteroidota bacterium genome, AATAAACTTGGCACCTGTAGTAAGGGCATACAAAAAGCCGCTACATGCAGCGCTGATATCGAAACTTAAAATATGATTACAACCTAATTTATCGCAAGCGATATTAGCTGTTGCCGGAAATGGCATGTCAGGCGTAGTAGTAGCTACCAGTAACATATCAATGTCGGTAGCCTTATTGCCGGTTTTTTCGAGCAAACCTTTAACTGCTTCCACAACCATATCGGAAGTGGCTAAACCTTCACCCTTAAGTATCCGGCGTTCTTTAATGCCGGTTCGTGTCATAATCCACTCGTCGGAGGTGTCTACCATTTTCTCGAGTTCGGCGTTGGTGAGCCTATATTCGGGAACATAACCGTAAACACCGGTAATTGCTGCGAGCGGTTTATTCATACTTTGGGTATTAATTAACTGAAAGTCCGTTTAGCGGATTAAGCTTTTTTCTCGATAGCAATTTTTCCTCTGTAGTTTCCACAATCAGAGCAAACACGATGACGTAACACCGGTGCGCCACAGTTTGGACAATTAGAAACGTTTGGCATATCTGCTCCGTGATGGTTGCGGCGCGTCAAAGTTCTTTGTTTCGAATGGCGTCGTTTTGGATTTGGCATTTTATTTAGTTTTTAATTTGTATTCAAATTATTTAAAATATCCCAGCGTGGGTCATTATTCTCATTGTTGTTATCTGTTTCATCAGGCATAGAACCCAACAATTTCAATATTTCAGGATCACAGCCGGGTTCACCATTGCGTAAATCAGGGTGAAGGCGTTTTATCGGCAGACTCAAATGCACAAATTCATAAATGATTTCTGCTAAGTCAAGCACCGACTCACTTTCGGGTATCCAGATTACCTCCTCATTGTCTACATCCTCTTCCCGTTTGTCACCCAGTTTAACATACAGTATATGATTACCATGTATCGGCATATCAAACGGCTGACCACAGCGGTCGCAATCGGTGGAAATTGTTCCTGAAACATCAAACTTAAGAACAAATAAACGCTCCTTTTTATCAAACTCAAGGTCGATGAAAACCTTGCCCTTGCTTACTTCGCTGCCTTCAAAATGGCTGAAAAATTGCTCCTCCAGTTCGAAGTTGAAGTGGTGCAATCCCAGCTTCATGCCCACAAAGGGGATTTGATATTCCCTCAACTCATTCACAGCAAGTGTTTTTTAAAAAGGCTGACAAAGGTAAGGAATGATAACTAATTATGGTA is a window encoding:
- the rpmF gene encoding 50S ribosomal protein L32, with amino-acid sequence MPNPKRRHSKQRTLTRRNHHGADMPNVSNCPNCGAPVLRHRVCSDCGNYRGKIAIEKKA
- a CDS encoding DUF177 domain-containing protein, with product MKLGLHHFNFELEEQFFSHFEGSEVSKGKVFIDLEFDKKERLFVLKFDVSGTISTDCDRCGQPFDMPIHGNHILYVKLGDKREEDVDNEEVIWIPESESVLDLAEIIYEFVHLSLPIKRLHPDLRNGEPGCDPEILKLLGSMPDETDNNNENNDPRWDILNNLNTN